A DNA window from Halorubrum sp. DM2 contains the following coding sequences:
- a CDS encoding DUF2071 domain-containing protein — MIGRRWLEMTWRDGLFAHWPVDPEVVAAALPDGLDVATHDGDAYLGVVPFVMDDIRPRGVPMGLSFPELNLRTYVEGPNGPGVYFHSLDADDRLGVAVARGLFRLPYYRAETDVRHGDGSAADVRHGDGSAADVRHGDGDAADGRSVRFTSRRVHRGVPHARFDATYAPTGEAFTPEPGSLPAFLLENYRFYTAGEGGRLYVGEIDHEPWTLRPATAEIRSNTLFAANGFDRPDGDPILHYAEPIAVTADRIRRV; from the coding sequence ATGATCGGTCGCCGCTGGTTAGAGATGACGTGGCGGGACGGACTGTTCGCCCACTGGCCCGTCGACCCGGAGGTCGTCGCGGCGGCGCTCCCCGACGGGCTCGACGTGGCGACCCATGACGGCGACGCGTACCTCGGCGTCGTCCCGTTCGTGATGGACGACATCCGCCCGCGGGGAGTGCCGATGGGGCTGTCGTTCCCGGAACTCAACCTCCGCACGTACGTCGAGGGACCGAACGGACCCGGCGTCTACTTCCACAGCCTCGACGCCGACGACCGGCTCGGCGTGGCGGTCGCTCGCGGCCTGTTCCGGCTGCCGTACTACCGGGCCGAGACCGACGTTCGGCACGGGGACGGGAGCGCGGCCGACGTTCGGCACGGCGACGGGAGCGCGGCCGACGTTCGGCACGGCGACGGGGACGCAGCCGACGGGCGCTCCGTCCGGTTCACGAGCCGACGGGTCCACCGCGGCGTCCCGCACGCTCGCTTCGACGCGACGTACGCGCCGACCGGCGAGGCGTTCACCCCCGAACCGGGGTCGCTGCCGGCGTTCCTGCTGGAGAACTACCGCTTCTACACCGCGGGAGAGGGCGGTCGACTGTACGTCGGCGAGATCGACCACGAGCCGTGGACGCTGCGTCCGGCGACGGCGGAGATCCGGTCGAACACGCTGTTCGCGGCGAACGGGTTCGACCGGCCCGACGGCGACCCGATACTCCACTACGCGGAGCCGATCGCGGTCACGGCCGACCGGATCAGACGGGTCTGA
- a CDS encoding cation diffusion facilitator family transporter produces the protein MLSPFGSGDRARFQRAAAVNVVGNAVKIAVVGATGLAFGSVALLADAAHSVADLVASAVVFVWGGSRYESADETHPHGHQRIEPLTALFVGATVVILGLLLLRESVLGFVGPVEVRPSPLLVGALLFAMADMYLLYRYTELVNADLGSTALDALAVDSLNDIYTTVAALVGVFGVLLNVPVLDPVAGALVSALVVYQGIEIGRENVTYLVGAAPPPGDRDRVVAALRDHAAVEGVHDLTVFYDGTDLEVEVHVEVDGAMTLREAHDVETELVTSLRGLEDVGDVHVHLDPSGLGEWKDAPDAVDAPPE, from the coding sequence ATGTTGAGCCCCTTCGGGAGCGGCGACCGCGCTCGGTTCCAGCGGGCGGCGGCGGTCAACGTCGTCGGCAACGCGGTGAAGATCGCGGTCGTCGGGGCGACGGGACTCGCGTTCGGCAGCGTCGCGCTCCTGGCCGACGCCGCCCACTCCGTCGCCGACCTCGTCGCCAGCGCGGTCGTGTTCGTCTGGGGCGGTTCGCGGTACGAGAGCGCGGACGAGACGCACCCGCACGGCCACCAGCGGATCGAACCGCTGACGGCGCTGTTCGTCGGCGCGACGGTGGTGATCCTCGGACTGCTCCTGTTGCGCGAGTCGGTGCTCGGGTTCGTCGGGCCGGTCGAGGTGCGGCCGAGCCCCCTCCTCGTCGGAGCGCTGCTGTTCGCGATGGCCGACATGTACCTGCTGTACCGGTACACGGAACTGGTGAACGCCGACCTCGGGTCGACCGCGCTCGACGCCCTCGCGGTCGACAGTCTCAACGACATCTACACCACGGTCGCCGCCCTGGTCGGCGTGTTCGGCGTGTTACTGAACGTCCCGGTCCTCGATCCGGTCGCCGGGGCGCTCGTCAGCGCTCTCGTCGTGTACCAAGGGATCGAGATCGGCCGCGAGAACGTCACGTACCTCGTCGGAGCCGCGCCGCCACCGGGCGACCGCGACCGCGTCGTCGCCGCCCTCCGCGACCACGCCGCCGTCGAGGGGGTCCACGACCTCACCGTGTTCTACGACGGGACGGACCTGGAGGTCGAGGTCCACGTCGAGGTCGACGGGGCGATGACCCTCCGGGAGGCCCACGACGTGGAGACGGAGCTCGTCACGAGCCTCCGCGGGTTGGAGGACGTCGGCGACGTCCACGTCCACCTCGACCCCTCCGGGCTCGGGGAGTGGAAGGACGCACCGGATGCGGTCGACGCGCCGCCGGAGTGA
- a CDS encoding HD domain-containing protein, protein MVPVGVEIKETEVSDEDFKEMKGFVRDYLAASVESEDDGGRMRWYPWHSSSYRFNHILNVVDLATEIAEAEGADVDVVRVAAVFHDVAKLEAEQDVHAEAGARVTREYLQSRGNYPESFIEEVCGAVVDHSYTGDLAAVPLESRCLIEADVLDKVGANGAVLMLLRMGYESRTHMDSAKMVDRVLQRAYDHTERVVSDTAESIAHQRIKRVKWLREWLEEEVSHMDAEGVTDR, encoded by the coding sequence GTGGTCCCGGTGGGCGTCGAAATTAAGGAAACGGAGGTGAGCGACGAGGATTTCAAGGAGATGAAAGGGTTCGTCCGCGACTACCTCGCGGCCAGCGTCGAGAGCGAGGACGACGGCGGACGCATGCGCTGGTACCCGTGGCACTCGTCGTCGTACCGGTTCAACCACATCCTCAACGTCGTCGACCTCGCGACCGAGATCGCCGAGGCCGAGGGGGCGGACGTCGACGTGGTCCGCGTCGCCGCCGTCTTCCACGATGTCGCGAAGCTGGAGGCCGAACAGGACGTTCACGCGGAGGCCGGCGCGCGCGTCACCCGCGAGTACCTCCAGAGCCGCGGCAACTACCCGGAGTCGTTCATCGAGGAGGTGTGCGGGGCCGTCGTCGATCACTCGTACACCGGCGACCTGGCGGCCGTGCCCTTGGAGAGCCGGTGTCTGATCGAGGCCGACGTGCTCGACAAGGTCGGCGCGAACGGCGCGGTCCTCATGCTGTTGCGGATGGGGTACGAGTCCCGGACCCACATGGACTCCGCGAAGATGGTGGACCGCGTGCTCCAGCGCGCGTACGACCACACCGAGCGCGTCGTCTCCGACACCGCCGAGAGCATCGCACACCAGCGCATCAAGCGCGTGAAGTGGCTCCGCGAGTGGCTCGAAGAGGAGGTCTCTCACATGGACGCCGAGGGAGTCACCGACCGCTGA
- a CDS encoding TetR/AcrR family transcriptional regulator, with the protein MDDPFAEPSDTRQAILGAAFRALCEHGYANVTIQRIGDEFDKSPSLVYHHYDGKDELLIDLLEYLLDQFEASIADGSAESSEGDAPSKGDEPSECRDGTAGERTEIAPEAAFDRSARDQLDGYLTAAVDPDSLNDEYAPDAQFVTVMTELRAQAASDAAYRDHFDRSDRVFGAYLERLVREAATEAQRDDESTETAGPGGEAVDPGEVAATLQTFATGGMFRWATTGDRGWTTPSRTGIDRYLETVLPRVDPDAAESGGGN; encoded by the coding sequence ATGGACGACCCGTTCGCGGAGCCGTCGGACACCCGGCAGGCGATCCTCGGTGCGGCGTTCCGCGCGCTCTGCGAACACGGGTACGCGAACGTCACGATCCAGCGGATCGGCGACGAGTTCGACAAGAGCCCGTCGCTCGTGTATCACCACTACGACGGGAAAGACGAGCTGCTGATCGACCTGTTGGAGTACTTGCTCGACCAGTTCGAGGCATCCATCGCGGACGGGAGCGCGGAGTCGTCGGAGGGAGATGCGCCGTCGAAGGGCGACGAGCCGTCAGAGTGTAGAGACGGAACCGCGGGCGAAAGAACCGAGATAGCCCCCGAGGCGGCCTTCGACCGGTCCGCTCGCGACCAGCTCGACGGCTACCTCACGGCCGCGGTCGATCCAGACTCGCTCAACGACGAGTACGCGCCGGACGCGCAGTTCGTCACGGTGATGACGGAGCTACGGGCACAGGCCGCCAGCGACGCGGCGTACCGCGACCACTTCGACCGCAGCGACCGCGTCTTCGGCGCGTACCTCGAACGCCTCGTCCGCGAGGCCGCGACCGAGGCACAACGCGACGACGAGTCGACGGAGACCGCCGGACCGGGCGGCGAGGCGGTCGACCCCGGCGAGGTGGCGGCGACACTCCAGACGTTCGCGACCGGCGGAATGTTCCGGTGGGCGACCACCGGTGACAGAGGATGGACGACGCCGTCGCGGACGGGGATAGACCGGTACCTCGAAACGGTGTTACCACGCGTCGATCCGGACGCAGCCGAGTCGGGCGGCGGGAACTGA